Part of the Paenarthrobacter sp. JL.01a genome is shown below.
GAAGGCAACGCACCGCGTGGGCCGTGACGGCCTTCTTTGGCCTCCAGGCCATGCTGTACTTCGCCATCACATCCTGGTTGGCTGTCTACCTGGTGTCCCGTGGCCTTGGCCCTGCCGATGCCGCTGCGCTCCTTGCCTGGTTCAGCCTCGCCGGACTCCCGGCCAGCCTGCTGGCTCCCGTCCTGGCCAGCCGGCCTGCAATCCTTCGGATCCTGGCGCCGGGGCTGGGACTCTCGGTGGCTGCGGCACTGCTGGGTGTTCTGGCGGCGCCTGCGGAGCTTCAGTTCCTGGCAGTGGGGATCCTGGGGGTTGTGCAAAGCGCCGGGTTCGGACTCGGCATGGCGTTGATGGTGATTCGATCAGCCGGACCGGAGTCGGCCGGGAAACTGTCCGCCATGAGCCAAGGGTTTGGCTTCGCGCTGGCCTCGTTGGGTCCGTTGCTGGCGGGGCTGCTGCACGAGATCACCGGAGGCTGGGAGGTAACCTTCTGCGTGCTGGCCGCGGAAGCGGTGGTGCTCGCCGTCGCCGGTTTCTTCGCCATCCGCGGGCCTTTGGTGAGCGTCGGTCCCGGGACTGTCAGAGGGCAATCCAGCGGCGTATCCTCGCGGTATGAGCAACTCATCATCGACGAACCAGCCAAGTAGCCCGGCAACGGAAATCCTTGAAACCAACGAATGCTGGGAACTGCTCCGCGGCGTTTCGGTGGGCCGGCTGGCCGTGGTGGTGGACCACCAGCCGGACATTTTTCCCGTGAATTACAAGGTGGACCACGGCACCATGGTGTTCCGGACAGGAGAAGGCACCAAGCTGCACGCGGCACTCAGCGATACCCCTGTCGCCATCGAGGCCGACGGCGTGAATCCTGAAACCGGAGTGGCCTGGAGCGTAGTCGTCAAGGGACAAGCCACCGCTGTGAGCCTGACGCAGGAAGTGCTGGATACCATCGGCCTCCTGCTTTTCCCTTGGGAGGCGGGCCAGAAGGACCAGTTCATCAGGATCATTCCCTCTTCCGTGACCGGACGCCGGTTCACGGTGACGCCGCCGGATACGTGGTGGACCCCGATGGATAAAGCACCCACGGCGCGGAGCGAGTAGGCCGGGCAGCAAAGAACCCGCCCTTACGCGGAGCCCTCACCGTACGACGGCCAGAGCTCCGTGCAAGAGCGGGTTCGGCAACAGCTAAACGAGTTCCAGCTGGTCCGCCACAACGCGACCGGCATGAATGACCGTGCGGTCCTTGCCCCGGTCCATCACCGTGGAGGCCACGGTTTCGCCGTCCACCAGGAGCAGCTCCGCGGGATCGCCGACCTCGACGCCGGGACGGTGGGCGGTGTCCTTCAGCCTGGTCGCGCCGGGGTCCAGAATGCTGGCACCACCAATGGTGGCGATGGCCAGGCAGTGCTCAATCAGCTCGTCCTTCCGGAACCCATGGGTGAAGGCGAGCTGCCAGGTCCGGTCCAGCATGTCAGTGTTGCCATAGGGGGACCAGTAGTCGCGCTGGCCGTCCTCGCCCAGACCCAGACGGACCCCGGCCTCGGTCAGCAGAGGAATCGGCAGCTGACCGGCGGCAGCGGGTGCAACCGAAGCCAGGGAGACGTCAAGCTCCGCGAAGGCGTCAATCAGCCTGCGGGTGGTGGCCTCATTAACACTGCCCAGTTGGTAGGCGTGGGACATGGTCACCTGGCCCTGCATGCCCAAAGCGCGGGTGCGCTCCAGTACCAGATCGGTGCTGAAGACACCCAGTTCACCAGGTTCGTGGAGGTGGATATCGATGGGAACCTGGTATTTTTCCGCCAGGCCGAACACGATGTCCAGATGCCTGGCCGGATCCCGGTCCACACTGCAAGGATCAATTCCGCCCATCACGTTGGCCCCGGCTTTCAGGGCTTCTTCCATGAGTTCCACGGTGCCCTCCTCCAGCAACAGGCCAGCCTGCGGGAAGGCAATGATGTCCACGGACGCCTGCGCCGCGAACTTCTCCTTGGCGGCAGCAACGGCGTCGAAACGCTCAAGACGGCAGTCCACGTCGACCTGGGCGTAGGAACGCACCCGGGTGGTGCCCCGCGCGATCATCCGTCCCAGGGTGTCGTTCACCCGGTCCTGCAAGGGCACCTCGGCGTTGCGCCAGTTCTGCCTGTCGTTCATCATCATGGTCCACACACCCGGGCCGCC
Proteins encoded:
- a CDS encoding amidohydrolase family protein; the encoded protein is MNTLIRAVRPWGQALSDVTLAAGEAGDAESGGKITAVEPHDPSRVIPGDVSVVEGRGRLLLPSFSDVHVHLDSTRIGLPFREHTGGPGVWTMMMNDRQNWRNAEVPLQDRVNDTLGRMIARGTTRVRSYAQVDVDCRLERFDAVAAAKEKFAAQASVDIIAFPQAGLLLEEGTVELMEEALKAGANVMGGIDPCSVDRDPARHLDIVFGLAEKYQVPIDIHLHEPGELGVFSTDLVLERTRALGMQGQVTMSHAYQLGSVNEATTRRLIDAFAELDVSLASVAPAAAGQLPIPLLTEAGVRLGLGEDGQRDYWSPYGNTDMLDRTWQLAFTHGFRKDELIEHCLAIATIGGASILDPGATRLKDTAHRPGVEVGDPAELLLVDGETVASTVMDRGKDRTVIHAGRVVADQLELV
- a CDS encoding pyridoxamine 5'-phosphate oxidase family protein; the protein is MSNSSSTNQPSSPATEILETNECWELLRGVSVGRLAVVVDHQPDIFPVNYKVDHGTMVFRTGEGTKLHAALSDTPVAIEADGVNPETGVAWSVVVKGQATAVSLTQEVLDTIGLLLFPWEAGQKDQFIRIIPSSVTGRRFTVTPPDTWWTPMDKAPTARSE